One genomic window of Arvicanthis niloticus isolate mArvNil1 chromosome 24, mArvNil1.pat.X, whole genome shotgun sequence includes the following:
- the LOC143437564 gene encoding coiled-coil domain-containing protein 121-like — protein sequence MEPQGHSYPSWKTRGRRATIFPQREGAKMSISAALPAQQEETLFLTPTYRTFLSRKRALCDFRVRWPELVLREQEEQEEDSSCVGLPSLDRKSTDVSSCSSGVSISLKNQESSHSEFQDSQELTGLSEAPHITILNSYLKPESMTRLEKKVRRRTLVVMNQMEQEKEAAKFRRAVLLRDTRELQDEKAYEEAEKKPFLEYLTKKSQETQEKYDSLWKDYIQQCQEIKDRRRELVSTFTPHTADLQKQLKENKKLGASLKKKLKALEPIACIKESQDWEIKALELEKASIVADIPFVDREAHFQFLKEKAALEKQVEGLNLLESGEEITRELKRKTKAWVTAAKQAHEDFCREVNSHNRQLRTQLWQLDREFCKLEARREKLERRKQRWKEQQWYLEALTRGRARLLRREHHRQQQEHPALGRLLGARPKVNPK from the coding sequence ATGGAGCCCCAAGGTCACAGTTACCCAAGCTGGAAGACTAGGGGCAGACGAGCTACCATCTTTCCCCAGAGAGAAGGAGCCAAGATGTCAATATCCGCTGCACTCCCTGCTCAGCAGGAAGAGACTCTTTTCCTCACACCCACATACAGGACTTTCCTGAGCAGGAAAAGGGCCTTGTGTGACTTCAGGGTGAGATGGCCAGAGCTAGTCCTCAGAGaacaggaggaacaggaagaggattCATCCTGTGTAGGACTCCCTTCTCTCGACAGAAAATCCACAGACGTAAGCTCCTGCTCCTCAGGGGTTAGCATCAGTCTCAAAAACCAGGAGAGCagccacagtgagttccaagattcTCAAGAACTCACTGGCCTTTCAGAGGCTCCTCATATAACCATTCTCAACAGCTATCTGAAACCAGAGTCAATGACACGGCTggagaagaaggtgaggagaagGACCCTAGTGGTCATGAACCAGatggagcaggagaaggaagctGCTAAATTCCGGAGGGCAGTGTTGCTGAGGGACACTAGGGAACTCCAGGATGAAAAGGCTTatgaggaagcagaaaaaaagccGTTCTTGGAATACCTGACGAAGAAAAGCCAGGAAACCCAGGAGAAGTATGACTCCCTGTGGAAAGACTACATCCAGCAGTGTCAGGAGATCAAGGACAGGAGGCGAGAGTTGGTCTCTACCTTCACCCCACACACGGCAGACCTCCAGAAGCAGCTGAAGGAGAACAAGAAGCTTGGGGCCAGCTTGAAGAAGAAGCTGAAGGCTCTGGAGCCCATTGCATGCATAAAGGAGAGCCAGGACTGGGAGATAAAAGCCTTAGAGTTGGAGAAAGCCAGCATAGTAGctgacatcccttttgtggaccgAGAGGCACACTTTCAGTTCCTGAAGGAAAAGGCCGCCTTGGAGAAGCAAGTGGAGGGTCTGAACCTGCTGGAGTCTGGAGAGGAAATCACCAGGGAGCTGAAGAGGAAGACCAAAGCCTGGGTCACTGCGGCCAAACAGGCTCATGAGGACTTCTGCCGCGAAGTCAACTCTCACAACAGGCAGCTGCGAACACAGCTCTGGCAGCTGGATCGGGAATTCTGTAAgctggaggccaggagagagaaGCTGGAACGGCGAAAACAGCGGTGGAAAGAGCAGCAGTGGTACCTGGAGGCTCTGACCCGGGGGAGGGCACGCCTGCTGCGGCGGGAGCaccacaggcagcagcaggagcaccCAGCACTGGGCCGTCTACTGGGTGCCAGGCCGAAAGTCAATCCTAAGTAA